A single Micromonospora luteifusca DNA region contains:
- a CDS encoding class I SAM-dependent methyltransferase — translation MANPTRWVTDTGPEHSQWYIDRFRKLAAEGADLGGEARLVDALVAPGSRILDAGSGTGRVGAALAQRGHTVVGVDADPALVAAARADYPGPTWLVADLAELDLPALGEAEPFDAAVLAGNVLAFVAVGTEPEVLRRVAAHLRPDGVLAVGFGTERGYPLTAFDADAVAAGLRVEQRFATWDLRPWRDDAPFAVSILRRPAD, via the coding sequence ATGGCCAACCCGACCCGCTGGGTGACCGACACCGGTCCCGAGCACTCGCAGTGGTATATCGACCGGTTTCGGAAGCTCGCGGCCGAGGGCGCGGACCTGGGCGGCGAGGCCCGACTGGTGGACGCTCTGGTCGCGCCCGGCTCCCGAATTCTCGACGCCGGCAGCGGCACCGGCCGCGTTGGTGCCGCGCTGGCCCAGCGTGGGCACACCGTGGTCGGGGTGGACGCCGATCCCGCGCTGGTGGCTGCCGCCCGCGCCGACTATCCCGGTCCGACGTGGCTGGTCGCCGACCTCGCCGAACTGGACCTACCGGCGCTGGGTGAGGCGGAGCCGTTCGACGCGGCGGTGCTGGCCGGCAACGTCCTCGCCTTCGTCGCCGTCGGCACCGAACCGGAGGTGCTGCGCCGGGTCGCCGCGCACCTGCGGCCCGACGGCGTGCTGGCCGTGGGCTTCGGCACCGAACGTGGTTACCCGCTGACCGCGTTCGACGCCGACGCGGTGGCCGCCGGGTTGCGAGTGGAGCAGCGCTTCGCCACCTGGGACCTGCGCCCGTGGCGCGACGACGCCCCGTTCGCGGTCAGCATCCTGCGCCGCCCGGCCGACTGA
- a CDS encoding carbohydrate ABC transporter permease — protein MTTTAPETGRSPTGERPARARRRGPLTLRRRESRAGLALVAPTLLVTIAVIGIPIVWTVVLAFQRVRLATLRKTGLFGDFTMDNIDRVLHTPGFADTLWVTLVYSVGGTVGSILLGLVAALVVRRPFRGRTLVRASMLLPYVAPVVAVTFVWQVMLDPQLGIVNAWGQRLLGWDAPVPFLSQESTALTTVIVFEAWRYFPFAFLFLLARLQAVPGELEEAARVDGATPTQRFRHILLPQLLPVIALLGVLRFIMTFNKFDDVYLLTGGAAGTEVVSVRVYEFLTARTDIGAASAQAVVLAVVLIVFVLIYLRFFGRRVG, from the coding sequence TTGACCACCACCGCGCCCGAGACCGGCCGCTCCCCCACCGGGGAGCGGCCGGCGCGGGCCCGCCGACGCGGCCCGCTGACCCTGCGCCGCCGTGAGTCCCGCGCCGGGCTCGCGCTGGTCGCACCAACCCTGCTCGTCACCATCGCCGTCATCGGCATTCCGATCGTGTGGACCGTGGTGCTGGCCTTCCAACGGGTCCGGCTCGCCACGCTGCGAAAGACCGGCCTGTTCGGCGATTTCACCATGGACAACATCGACCGGGTGCTGCACACCCCCGGCTTCGCCGACACGCTGTGGGTCACACTGGTCTACAGCGTCGGCGGCACCGTCGGGTCGATCCTGCTCGGTCTGGTGGCCGCCCTGGTGGTGCGCCGGCCGTTCCGGGGCCGCACCCTCGTCCGGGCGTCCATGCTGCTGCCGTACGTGGCGCCGGTGGTCGCGGTGACGTTCGTCTGGCAGGTGATGCTCGACCCCCAGCTCGGCATCGTCAACGCGTGGGGTCAACGGCTGCTCGGCTGGGACGCCCCGGTGCCGTTCCTGTCCCAGGAGTCGACCGCCCTGACCACGGTGATCGTGTTCGAGGCATGGCGGTACTTCCCGTTCGCGTTCCTGTTTCTGCTGGCCCGGCTCCAGGCCGTGCCCGGGGAGTTGGAGGAGGCCGCCCGGGTCGACGGCGCCACCCCCACCCAACGCTTCCGGCACATCCTGCTGCCGCAACTGCTGCCGGTGATCGCGTTGCTGGGCGTGCTGCGCTTCATCATGACGTTCAACAAGTTCGACGACGTCTACCTGCTCACCGGTGGTGCGGCCGGCACCGAGGTGGTGAGCGTGCGGGTGTACGAGTTCCTCACCGCCCGTACCGACATCGGCGCGGCCTCCGCGCAGGCCGTCGTACTGGCCGTGGTGCTCATCGTGTTCGTGTTGATCTACCTGCGCTTCTTCGGACGGAGGGTGGGTTGA
- the eccB gene encoding type VII secretion protein EccB, which translates to MPSRQDQLHSYQFSVQRAVAALVMRETDPAQSPFRRLAGAGLASVLVAAIGLGGSALYGLFAGGGKGWRDQGAVIVEKESGARFVYREQKLHPVLNYASALLIVGADRSKTVLVSRRTIDGVPRGLPLGIADAPDSLPAAGRLATAAWTVCSTVPAGEAPRSALLIGTEPDGGRLLGDEALLLRHPDGGLHLVWHQRRYLVRDPSRVLAALATTRAQAVPVAPALLNSLPTGTDLAPLDLPRLGQPATQVPGAMIGTVYLVSNSGGGRQYAVALDAGLAGITELQAGLLLARTGQGEPLPMTLGQFAALPTVPDLAPTGPNAPPTTPPRLAAGGEGALCTRVADDGGVGEVRWGVPLRDLAAAPRTVPTGGAVLADHVVVEPGRGAVVEAAAAPGATGGAVSVVTDLGRRYVLADREVLAMLGYRDVRPLRLPAGLVSLVPAGATLDPAAARAVAAPS; encoded by the coding sequence ATGCCGTCGCGGCAGGACCAGCTGCACTCCTACCAGTTCAGCGTCCAGCGGGCGGTCGCCGCCCTGGTCATGCGGGAGACCGACCCCGCACAGTCGCCGTTTCGGCGGCTGGCCGGCGCGGGTCTGGCCAGCGTCCTCGTCGCGGCCATCGGGCTCGGTGGCTCGGCGCTCTACGGCCTGTTCGCCGGTGGTGGCAAAGGGTGGCGCGATCAGGGCGCGGTGATCGTGGAGAAGGAGTCCGGCGCCCGGTTCGTCTATCGCGAGCAGAAGCTGCACCCGGTGCTCAACTACGCCTCGGCGCTGCTCATCGTCGGCGCGGACCGGTCGAAGACCGTGCTGGTGTCCCGGCGCACGATCGACGGCGTGCCGCGCGGGCTACCGCTGGGCATCGCCGACGCGCCTGACTCGCTTCCCGCCGCCGGCCGGCTGGCCACCGCGGCCTGGACCGTCTGCTCAACGGTCCCCGCAGGCGAGGCACCCCGCTCCGCGCTGCTGATCGGCACCGAGCCCGACGGTGGTCGACTGCTGGGCGACGAGGCGTTGCTGCTGCGGCACCCCGACGGCGGGCTGCATCTGGTCTGGCACCAGCGGCGCTATCTCGTCCGCGATCCGAGCAGGGTGTTGGCGGCGCTCGCCACCACCCGGGCACAGGCGGTGCCGGTGGCGCCCGCCCTGCTCAACTCGCTGCCCACCGGGACCGACCTCGCCCCGCTCGACCTACCCCGACTGGGTCAGCCCGCCACCCAGGTGCCGGGTGCCATGATCGGCACGGTCTATCTGGTCAGCAACTCCGGCGGCGGCCGGCAGTACGCGGTGGCCCTCGACGCCGGGTTGGCCGGCATCACCGAGCTGCAGGCGGGGTTGTTGCTGGCCCGCACCGGGCAGGGTGAGCCGCTGCCGATGACCTTGGGTCAGTTCGCCGCCCTGCCCACGGTGCCCGACCTCGCTCCGACCGGCCCGAACGCCCCACCGACCACCCCACCCCGGCTCGCGGCCGGCGGCGAGGGCGCGCTCTGCACCCGGGTCGCCGACGACGGTGGGGTGGGGGAGGTGCGCTGGGGCGTACCGCTGCGGGACCTGGCGGCCGCGCCACGGACCGTGCCGACCGGCGGCGCGGTGCTGGCCGATCATGTGGTGGTCGAGCCGGGTCGCGGCGCGGTGGTCGAGGCCGCCGCGGCGCCCGGCGCGACCGGCGGCGCGGTCTCCGTGGTCACCGACCTGGGCCGGCGGTACGTGCTGGCCGACCGGGAGGTCCTCGCGATGCTCGGCTACCGCGACGTGCGCCCGTTGCGACTGCCGGCCGGCCTGGTCAGCCTGGTGCCGGCCGGCGCCACCCTGGACCCGGCCGCAGCCCGGGCCGTTGCCGCCCCCAGCTGA
- a CDS encoding carbohydrate ABC transporter permease, translating to MDRDLVETVSLRWLRRLVIAAFLVVTVFPFYYMLVLSVRPIERLLLDPGSLVVGFGELTVATYAEVLKATDDGGQGFLTFIRNSGVVAVAATVLTLAVAIPGAYAVARLRFFGRRQVDFLFLAVYLFPSIVIAIPLFVVFSLAELRGSLFGLVLVYISQTLPVSVYMLRNYFETIPVSLEESAAIDGAGRLGIIRRVSLPLAMPSIMAVALYDFMIAWNEFLFALLFLVDKPDRWTVSLGLSLLADGVEVPKTVLMAGSVVLTLPIVILFFASERLLTEGLTSGAEKG from the coding sequence ATGGACCGGGACCTCGTCGAGACGGTGAGCCTGCGTTGGCTGCGCCGCCTGGTGATCGCCGCCTTCCTGGTGGTCACCGTCTTCCCCTTCTACTACATGCTGGTGCTCTCGGTACGCCCCATCGAGCGGCTGCTGCTCGACCCCGGCTCGCTGGTGGTCGGCTTCGGTGAGCTGACCGTGGCCACGTACGCCGAGGTCCTCAAGGCCACCGACGACGGTGGCCAGGGGTTCCTCACCTTCATCCGTAACAGTGGGGTGGTCGCGGTCGCGGCGACCGTGCTCACTCTGGCGGTGGCGATCCCCGGCGCGTACGCGGTGGCCCGCCTGCGGTTCTTCGGGCGGCGGCAGGTCGACTTCCTCTTCCTGGCGGTCTACCTGTTCCCGTCGATCGTCATCGCGATCCCGCTGTTCGTGGTGTTCAGCCTCGCCGAGTTGCGCGGTTCGTTGTTCGGCCTGGTGCTGGTCTACATCTCGCAGACCCTGCCGGTGTCGGTCTACATGCTGAGGAACTACTTCGAGACCATCCCGGTGAGTCTGGAAGAGTCCGCCGCCATCGACGGCGCCGGGCGGCTCGGCATCATCCGGCGGGTCAGCCTGCCCCTCGCCATGCCGTCGATCATGGCGGTCGCGCTCTACGACTTCATGATCGCCTGGAACGAGTTCCTCTTCGCCCTGCTGTTCCTGGTCGACAAACCCGACCGGTGGACGGTGTCGTTGGGGCTGTCCCTGCTCGCCGACGGGGTGGAGGTGCCCAAGACGGTGCTGATGGCCGGATCGGTCGTCCTCACCCTGCCCATCGTGATCCTCTTCTTCGCGAGTGAGCGCCTGCTCACCGAGGGTCTGACCAGCGGCGCGGAGAAGGGATGA
- a CDS encoding spermidine synthase: protein MGARFEELAWRETPIGAISLRRRRDPALQVEVYEVKLDDEYLMSSLFPVAEIELARLGLAEVPGDSLDVVVGGLGLGYTACAALGDPRVRSLLVVEAIEDVIDWHRQGLLPFAAGLAEDPRTRFVQADFFAAVAGDVGFDVEVPGRRFDAVLLDVDHSPRNVLHPSHAAFYPPAGLRRLAALLRPEGVFALWSDDPPDAEFTAALTEVFASVRAHVVPFANPLTGGESANTVYVARAGG, encoded by the coding sequence GTGGGCGCGCGTTTCGAGGAACTGGCCTGGCGGGAGACCCCGATCGGCGCGATCAGCCTGCGCCGACGCCGGGACCCGGCACTCCAGGTCGAGGTGTACGAGGTCAAGCTCGACGACGAGTACCTGATGTCCAGCCTCTTCCCGGTCGCGGAGATCGAGCTGGCCCGGCTCGGTCTCGCCGAGGTGCCCGGTGACTCGCTCGACGTGGTGGTCGGCGGTCTCGGGCTGGGATACACCGCCTGCGCGGCACTGGGCGACCCCCGGGTGCGTTCACTGCTGGTGGTGGAGGCCATCGAGGACGTGATCGACTGGCACCGGCAGGGACTGCTGCCGTTCGCGGCGGGCCTCGCGGAGGACCCGCGGACCCGGTTCGTGCAGGCCGACTTCTTCGCGGCGGTGGCCGGTGACGTCGGCTTCGACGTCGAGGTGCCCGGGCGGCGGTTCGACGCGGTGCTGCTCGACGTCGACCATTCCCCACGCAACGTCCTGCACCCCAGCCATGCGGCGTTCTACCCGCCGGCCGGGCTGCGCCGGCTGGCCGCCCTGCTCCGCCCGGAGGGGGTCTTCGCGCTCTGGTCGGACGACCCGCCGGACGCCGAGTTCACCGCGGCGCTCACCGAGGTGTTCGCGAGCGTGCGGGCGCACGTCGTGCCGTTCGCCAACCCGCTGACCGGCGGCGAGTCCGCCAACACCGTCTACGTGGCGCGCGCCGGCGGCTGA
- a CDS encoding ABC transporter substrate-binding protein: MSAPPRRILATTLILALTASTLLACGDDEPDSNSKKITVWSLEDVADRVTATKAIIADFTAQTGIQVDLVTVNEDQFPSLIAANAAAGDLPDVVGSVSLAGIRTLAGNELLHASANAEVVDKLGKQTFSPRALELTSDDGKQLSVPSDGWGQLLVYRKDLFAAAGLAAPDTYERITAAAAKLNTGGVAGITAATAPSDVFTQQTFEHLALANGCQLTDDSGKVTLDSPQCVEAFRFYGDLIRTSSVKGAQDVDTTRATYFAGKAAMVIWSPFILDELAGLRNDAKPTCPQCQADPTFLAKNSGFVTAIKGPNGTEPAQYGEISSWAVLDGAAADPAKSFVEYMLGDGYPRWFGMSPEGRFPVRKGTAGEPEKFLTAWNTSQAGVDVKKPLAEVYGDEVLATLRRSPDTFGRWGLTQGQGNLVGAMLGELPVPKALTDVYSGKSDAAAAAGRAKKDVEAIKAGVN; this comes from the coding sequence ATGTCAGCACCTCCGAGGCGGATACTCGCCACCACCCTGATCCTGGCACTGACAGCGTCCACCCTGCTCGCCTGCGGAGACGACGAACCGGACAGCAACAGCAAGAAGATCACCGTCTGGAGCCTGGAGGACGTCGCCGACCGGGTCACCGCCACCAAGGCGATCATCGCCGACTTCACCGCCCAGACCGGGATCCAGGTCGACCTCGTCACCGTCAACGAGGACCAGTTCCCCTCCCTGATCGCCGCCAACGCCGCCGCCGGCGACCTGCCCGACGTGGTCGGGTCGGTCTCGCTGGCCGGCATCCGTACGCTCGCCGGCAACGAGCTGCTGCACGCCTCGGCGAACGCGGAGGTCGTCGACAAGCTGGGCAAGCAGACGTTCTCTCCCCGGGCGCTGGAGCTCACCTCCGACGACGGCAAGCAACTCTCCGTGCCCAGCGACGGGTGGGGGCAGCTGCTGGTCTACCGCAAGGATCTGTTCGCCGCCGCCGGACTGGCCGCCCCCGACACGTACGAGCGGATCACTGCCGCGGCGGCGAAACTGAACACCGGCGGCGTCGCCGGGATCACCGCGGCGACCGCCCCCAGCGACGTGTTCACCCAGCAGACCTTCGAGCACCTGGCACTGGCCAACGGCTGCCAACTCACCGACGACTCCGGAAAGGTGACACTGGATTCACCCCAGTGCGTCGAGGCGTTCCGCTTCTACGGTGACCTGATCCGCACCAGCTCGGTGAAGGGCGCTCAGGACGTGGACACCACCCGGGCCACCTACTTCGCCGGCAAGGCGGCCATGGTGATCTGGTCGCCATTCATCCTCGACGAGCTGGCCGGGCTGCGTAACGACGCCAAGCCGACCTGCCCGCAGTGCCAGGCCGATCCCACGTTCCTCGCGAAGAACAGCGGGTTCGTCACCGCCATCAAGGGCCCGAACGGCACCGAACCGGCGCAGTACGGCGAGATCAGCTCGTGGGCCGTGCTGGACGGCGCGGCGGCCGACCCGGCGAAGTCGTTCGTGGAGTACATGCTCGGCGACGGCTACCCCCGCTGGTTCGGAATGTCCCCGGAGGGCCGCTTCCCGGTGCGCAAGGGCACCGCCGGCGAGCCGGAGAAGTTCCTCACCGCGTGGAACACCAGCCAGGCCGGGGTGGACGTGAAGAAGCCACTGGCCGAGGTGTACGGCGACGAGGTGCTCGCTACCCTGCGCCGCAGCCCGGACACCTTCGGGCGCTGGGGGCTCACCCAGGGGCAGGGCAATCTGGTTGGCGCCATGCTCGGCGAACTACCGGTGCCCAAGGCGTTGACCGACGTCTACTCCGGCAAGTCCGACGCCGCGGCAGCCGCCGGACGGGCCAAGAAGGACGTCGAGGCCATCAAGGCGGGCGTCAATTGA
- a CDS encoding acyl-CoA dehydrogenase: MPSTLLSRRDLDFLLHDWLRVSELVERPRYAEHSRETFDDALDLAERVATEQFAPHNRAADLAEPTFDGQRVRLIPQVRAALDSFAETGLLTAGLDASVGGLQLPHAVAAACFTWFQAANVATSAYPFLTLGNANLLLAHGSAEQVDTYVRPMLDGRFFGTMCLSEPHAGSSLADITTRAEPQADGTYRLFGTKMWISGGDHELAENIVHLVLARIPGAPLGVKGISLFIVPKVLVGADGSLGDRNDVVLAGLNHKMGFRGTTNTLLSFGDGGHTPDGRAGAVGHLVGEPHQGLAQMFHMMNEARIGVGAGATALGYTGYLKSLAYARERPQGRPVGAKDPAAAQVPIIDHPDVRRMLLAQKSYVEGALALVLYCARLLDEQRTAPAEADRERAHLLLDVLTPITKSWPSQWCLTANDLAIQVLGGAGYTRDHDVEQHYRDNRLNPIHEGTHGIQALDLLGRKMTMQGGAGLALLTATIGDTVERARQAGGEAAGLADRLADAVARVTEVTRRLWAGGDPVLALANASAYLEAVGHVVIAWMWLEQVLALLPEGVGDAFHAGKRQAARYFFLVELPRTGPQFDLLESRDRTSLDMRPDWF; encoded by the coding sequence GTGCCGTCCACCCTGCTCTCCCGCCGCGACCTCGACTTCCTGCTGCACGACTGGCTGCGGGTGTCTGAACTCGTCGAGCGTCCCCGCTACGCCGAGCACTCCCGGGAGACCTTCGACGACGCCCTGGACCTCGCCGAACGGGTGGCCACCGAGCAGTTCGCCCCACACAACCGCGCCGCCGACCTCGCCGAGCCCACCTTCGACGGGCAGCGGGTGCGGCTGATCCCGCAGGTCCGCGCCGCGCTGGACAGCTTCGCCGAGACGGGCCTGCTCACCGCTGGGCTGGACGCCTCAGTCGGCGGCCTGCAACTGCCGCACGCCGTCGCGGCGGCCTGCTTCACCTGGTTCCAGGCGGCCAACGTGGCCACCTCTGCGTACCCGTTCCTCACCCTGGGCAACGCCAACCTGCTGCTGGCGCACGGCAGCGCCGAGCAGGTGGACACCTATGTCCGGCCCATGCTGGACGGCCGGTTCTTCGGCACCATGTGCCTGTCCGAGCCGCACGCCGGCAGCTCGCTGGCCGACATCACCACCCGCGCTGAGCCCCAGGCGGACGGCACGTACCGGCTCTTCGGCACCAAGATGTGGATCTCCGGTGGCGACCACGAACTGGCCGAGAACATCGTCCACCTCGTACTGGCACGGATCCCCGGTGCGCCGCTCGGGGTGAAGGGCATCTCGTTGTTCATCGTGCCCAAGGTGCTGGTCGGCGCGGACGGGTCGCTCGGCGACCGCAACGACGTGGTGTTGGCCGGGCTCAACCACAAGATGGGTTTCCGGGGCACCACCAACACCCTGCTCAGCTTCGGCGACGGCGGGCACACCCCGGACGGCCGCGCCGGTGCGGTCGGCCACCTGGTCGGTGAGCCGCATCAGGGTCTGGCGCAGATGTTCCACATGATGAACGAGGCCCGGATCGGGGTCGGGGCGGGCGCCACCGCACTCGGTTACACCGGCTACCTCAAGAGCCTGGCGTACGCCAGGGAACGGCCGCAGGGCCGGCCGGTCGGTGCGAAGGACCCGGCGGCCGCGCAGGTGCCGATCATCGACCACCCCGACGTACGACGGATGCTGCTGGCACAGAAGAGCTACGTGGAGGGGGCGCTGGCGCTGGTGCTCTACTGCGCGCGGCTGCTCGACGAGCAGAGGACCGCCCCGGCCGAGGCGGACCGCGAGCGCGCGCACCTGCTGCTGGACGTGCTCACCCCGATCACCAAGAGCTGGCCGTCGCAGTGGTGCCTCACCGCCAACGACCTGGCGATCCAGGTGCTCGGGGGTGCCGGCTACACCCGCGATCACGACGTGGAGCAGCACTACCGGGACAACCGGCTCAACCCGATCCACGAGGGCACCCACGGAATCCAGGCTCTGGATCTGCTGGGGCGCAAGATGACCATGCAGGGCGGCGCTGGCCTTGCCCTGCTGACCGCGACGATCGGGGACACCGTCGAGCGGGCCCGGCAGGCCGGGGGAGAGGCGGCCGGTCTGGCGGACCGGCTGGCCGACGCGGTGGCCCGGGTAACGGAGGTCACCCGTCGACTGTGGGCCGGCGGTGACCCGGTGCTCGCGCTGGCCAACGCCAGCGCATACCTGGAGGCCGTCGGGCACGTGGTGATCGCGTGGATGTGGCTGGAGCAGGTGTTGGCCCTGCTGCCGGAGGGGGTCGGCGACGCGTTCCACGCCGGCAAGCGCCAGGCCGCCCGTTACTTCTTCCTGGTCGAGTTGCCACGTACCGGTCCGCAGTTCGACCTGCTGGAGAGCCGGGACCGGACGAGCCTCGACATGCGCCCGGACTGGTTCTGA